The Apibacter raozihei genome contains a region encoding:
- a CDS encoding homoserine kinase, with protein sequence MKEKNSIHVFAPATSANFICGYDILGLALDEPGDEVILKKVDRPGVTITKITGDNGLLPLDSTKNTVGACVQMILDHLQRNDIGIEIELHKKMPIGSGLGSSAASTIAGLFAINQLLGEPLSRKELLPFALRGEELACGHGHADNVAPSLLGGITLIRSYQPLDVINLPVPSELCCSVIFPHVEVPTRAARQILRTQVELKKAAQQWGNIAGLVSGLFSNDYDLISRSLQDDLIEPARSILIPEFDAMRQITREAGALGFGISGSGPSVVSFTKGLDKAKEITEILKEHLKSKHIGSNGYSSTVNTRGAVVIS encoded by the coding sequence ATGAAAGAAAAGAACAGCATACATGTATTTGCTCCTGCTACTTCTGCAAATTTTATTTGTGGATATGATATTTTAGGCTTAGCTCTGGATGAACCCGGAGATGAAGTAATTCTTAAAAAGGTAGATCGTCCGGGAGTTACTATAACTAAAATTACTGGTGATAATGGTCTTCTACCCTTAGATTCTACGAAAAATACGGTAGGAGCCTGTGTACAAATGATTCTGGATCATTTACAGCGTAACGACATTGGAATCGAAATTGAACTGCATAAAAAAATGCCTATCGGTAGTGGATTAGGTTCCAGTGCGGCTAGTACGATAGCGGGATTATTCGCTATAAATCAACTGCTCGGAGAGCCCTTATCCAGAAAAGAATTACTACCTTTTGCCCTAAGGGGTGAAGAGCTCGCTTGCGGGCATGGTCATGCGGATAATGTAGCCCCTTCTTTATTAGGAGGAATTACTTTAATACGAAGCTATCAGCCTCTGGATGTTATTAACCTGCCTGTGCCTTCTGAACTTTGCTGTTCTGTTATTTTCCCTCATGTTGAAGTTCCGACCCGGGCAGCACGACAAATCCTGAGAACACAGGTTGAACTGAAAAAAGCAGCACAACAATGGGGAAATATCGCCGGACTGGTTTCCGGATTGTTTTCCAATGATTATGATTTAATCTCCAGAAGTTTACAGGATGATCTTATTGAACCTGCCCGCTCAATCTTAATCCCTGAATTTGACGCTATGCGACAAATTACTAGGGAAGCAGGAGCTCTGGGATTTGGAATTTCAGGTTCTGGTCCTTCAGTAGTTTCTTTTACTAAAGGCCTTGACAAGGCTAAGGAAATTACTGAAATTCTGAAAGAGCATTTAAAAAGCAAACATATTGGTAGCAACGGTTATTCTTCTACTGTAAATACCCGGGGAGCTGTCGTTATTTCTTAA